The Ananas comosus cultivar F153 linkage group 2, ASM154086v1, whole genome shotgun sequence genome contains a region encoding:
- the LOC109705783 gene encoding CBL-interacting protein kinase 6-like, whose translation MEEAGDVAKVGGGVLEGRYEVGRVLGQGNFAKVHLARDVRTGRSVAMKVVAKEKVIRAGMMEQIKREIAVMKMVSHPNIVELHEVMATRSRIYLAMELVRGGELFARIARAGRLREDAARGYFRQLISAVDFCHGRGVYHRDLKPENLLLDDAGNLKVADFGLSALAAHVRGDGLLHTTCGTPAYVAPEVIGKKGYDGAKADLWSCGVILFVLLAGFLPFHDDNLVAMYKKIHRGDFRCPPWFSSDARRLITRLLDPNPATRITVAKLVDSPWLKKSSSPSVPIRPAAKDAAELFDKNKDKDKDKDREKEKEKEKEEPETLNAFHLISLSEGFDLSRLFEEGREEGRGTMRFATRETASGVISRLEGVAARMGGTARVTRSGAAGVRLEGGQDKGRKGRLTVAAEIFAVAPSVLVVEVKKDAGDALDYRHFCAEELQPALRDIVWGSSDSAAPPTAATV comes from the coding sequence ATGGAGGAGGCGGGGGATGTAGCGAAGGTGGGGGGCGGGGTGCTGGAAGGGCGGTACGAGGTGGGGCGCGTGCTGGGGCAGGGGAACTTCGCGAAGGTGCACCTGGCGCGGGACGTGCGCACGGGGCGGAGCGTGGCGATGAAGGTGGTGGCGAAGGAGAAGGTGATCCGCGCGGGGATGATGGAGCAGATCAAGCGCGAGATCGCGGTGATGAAGATGGTGAGCCACCCGAACATCGTGGAGCTGCACGAGGTGATGGCGACGCGCTCCCGCATCTACCTGGCCATGGAGCTGGTCCGCGGCGGCGAGCTCTTCGCCCGGATCGCCCGCGCCGGCCGCCTCCGCGAGGACGCCGCGCGCGGCTACTTCCGGCAGCTGATCTCCGCCGTCGACTTCTGCCACGGGCGCGGCGTCTACCACCGCGACCTCAAGCCCGAGAACCTGCTCCTCGACGACGCCGGCAACCTCAAGGTCGCCGACTTCGGCCTCAGCGCGCTCGCCGCCCACGTCCGCGGCGACGGCCTCCTGCACACCACCTGCGGCACCCCGGCCTACGTCGCCCCGGAGGTCATCGGCAAGAAGGGCTACGACGGCGCCAAGGCCGACCTCTGGTCCTGCGGCGTCATCCTCTTCGTCCTCCTCGCCGGCTTCCTCCCCTTCCACGACGACAACCTCGTCGCCATGTACAAGAAGATCCACCGCGGCGACTTCCGCTGCCCGCCCTGGTTCTCCTCCGACGCCCGCCGCCTCATCACCCGCCTCCTCGACCCCAACCCCGCCACCCGCATCACCGTCGCCAAGCTCGTCGATTCGCCCTGGCTCAAGAAGTCGTCCTCGCCCTCCGTCCCGATCCGACCGGCCGCCAAGGACGCTGCAGAATTATTCGACAAGAACAAGGACAAGGACAAGGACAAGGAccgggagaaggagaaggagaaggagaaggaggagccGGAGACGCTGAACGCGTTCCATCTGATATCGCTGTCGGAGGGGTTCGACCTGTCGCGGCTGTTCGAGGAGGGGCGGGAGGAGGGCCGGGGCACGATGCGGTTCGCCACGAGGGAGACGGCGAGCGGGGTCATATCGCGGCTGGAGGGGGTGGCGGCGCGGATGGGCGGGACGGCGCGCGTGACGCGGAGCGGCGCCGCGGGGGTGCGCCTGGAGGGCGGGCAGGACAAGGGCCGCAAGGGAAGGCTCACCGTGGCCGCCGAGATCTTCGCGGTGGCCCCGTCCGTGCTCGTCGTCGAGGTCAAGAAGGACGCCGGCGACGCCCTCGACTACCGCCACTTCTGCGCCGAGGAGCTCCAGCCCGCCCTCAGAGACATTGTCTGGGGCTCCTCCGACTCCGCCGCCCCTCCAACCGCCGCGACCGTCTAG